The Flavobacterium jumunjinense genome includes a region encoding these proteins:
- a CDS encoding lytic transglycosylase domain-containing protein: protein MHKIKIIIAFFSFSCLFAQKESVSNESEITKNISFLDSIKATFTDHNTSNCIDERWLAELTNEDIFEEIYEDINEIEADSLVSYELSTDLLKERLKILDSKTPFHIEYNPILENVIKSYLNRRKTSFERLMAISEYYFPMFEEHLSKYDVPLEIKYLAIVESALNPKARSRVGATGLWQFMYPTGKQFNLEVNSYVDERYDPLKATEAACQYLSSLYKIFGDWSMVLASYNAGPGNVSKAIRRSGGSQNYWNIRKNLPRETANYVPAFFATMYMYEFQKEHKFEPRKANLTYFETDTIVIKRRMTFQDISDLLDVSLDEIEFLNPIYKLSVIPFQSDKAHYLRLPKSKIGSFVSNEDKIYAYIDHLDTKREKTFIPENTDNESSYATNLRYHKIRSGESLGLIAQKYGVSVSNLRKWNRIRGNNIIAGKKLKIYSNVKVSSTNSKKSSKSTNSQSYRVKKGDSLYLIAKKFPGISADDIKKWNDIRGNNIKPGMILNING from the coding sequence ATGCACAAAATAAAGATAATAATTGCTTTTTTTTCTTTTTCATGTTTATTTGCTCAGAAGGAGTCAGTAAGTAATGAATCTGAAATAACGAAAAATATTTCTTTTTTAGATTCTATTAAAGCAACATTTACAGATCACAATACTAGTAATTGTATTGATGAACGCTGGTTGGCAGAACTTACAAATGAAGATATATTTGAAGAAATTTATGAAGATATTAATGAGATTGAAGCTGATTCATTAGTTTCTTACGAATTGTCAACAGATTTATTGAAAGAAAGATTAAAAATTCTTGATAGTAAAACTCCATTTCACATTGAATATAATCCTATTCTAGAAAATGTTATTAAATCTTATTTGAATAGAAGAAAGACATCTTTTGAAAGATTAATGGCAATTTCTGAATATTATTTCCCAATGTTTGAGGAACATCTTTCAAAATATGACGTTCCCTTAGAGATTAAATATTTAGCAATTGTAGAATCTGCTTTAAACCCTAAAGCTAGATCTAGAGTAGGAGCAACTGGTTTATGGCAATTTATGTATCCTACAGGAAAGCAATTTAACTTAGAGGTGAATTCTTATGTTGACGAGCGTTACGATCCTTTGAAAGCAACAGAAGCAGCTTGTCAGTATTTATCAAGTTTATATAAAATATTTGGAGATTGGAGTATGGTTCTAGCTTCATATAATGCTGGGCCAGGAAATGTATCTAAAGCAATACGACGTTCTGGTGGTAGTCAAAATTATTGGAACATTCGAAAGAATTTACCAAGGGAAACAGCTAACTATGTTCCTGCTTTCTTTGCAACGATGTACATGTATGAATTTCAAAAGGAACATAAATTTGAACCTAGAAAAGCAAATTTAACTTATTTTGAAACAGATACTATTGTTATAAAACGAAGAATGACTTTTCAAGATATTTCTGATCTATTAGATGTTTCATTAGATGAAATAGAGTTTTTAAATCCAATTTATAAATTAAGTGTTATTCCTTTTCAATCAGATAAAGCTCACTATTTAAGATTACCTAAATCTAAAATTGGATCTTTCGTTTCTAATGAAGATAAAATATATGCTTATATTGATCATTTGGATACTAAAAGAGAAAAAACATTTATACCAGAAAATACCGATAATGAAAGTTCATATGCTACCAATCTAAGATATCATAAGATTAGAAGTGGTGAAAGTTTAGGATTAATTGCTCAAAAATATGGTGTATCTGTCTCTAATTTGAGAAAATGGAATAGAATTAGAGGAAATAATATAATTGCTGGAAAAAAATTAAAAATTTATTCTAACGTAAAAGTGTCATCTACAAACAGTAAAAAATCTAGTAAAAGCACTAATAGTCAATCATATAGAGTTAAAAAAGGTGACTCTTTGTATTTAATTGCAAAGAAGTTTCCTGGAATTTCTGCTGATGATATTAAAAAGTGGAACGATATTAGAGGTAACAATATTAAACCAGGAATGATACTTAACATAAATGGATAA
- a CDS encoding PorP/SprF family type IX secretion system membrane protein: MKKLALFLTLCCLSQLRAQELTIPQQTQYLADNPFSMSPTFAGIGDNARIRLNGLTQWVGIKDSPINQSLALDFRIADRSGVGAYFYNDKNGNTRQYGAKFSFAQHLILDYDSEQYLSLGLSFNLNHFRLDIENFTSQNDQSVVNNRATQNYNFDIGFLYRNKDFYLSYNASNILDKNIKEVNFIEPDLLLNHQVYVGGKLRGNGSTFEIEPSALFQYFQSDGRSTTDLNLKLKKHIFEDYYWIGVTARFLNEQSMTPVTVGPMVGLRKNDFYFGYSYQINTNELLGYNSGTHMITLGFDFLQSLSNCPCTQNRIVY; the protein is encoded by the coding sequence ATGAAAAAGTTAGCATTATTTTTAACACTCTGTTGTTTGAGTCAATTGCGAGCTCAAGAGCTAACAATACCTCAGCAGACGCAGTACTTAGCTGATAATCCATTTTCTATGTCTCCAACTTTTGCTGGTATTGGTGATAACGCTAGAATTCGTTTAAATGGATTAACACAATGGGTTGGAATTAAGGATTCTCCAATTAACCAATCTCTTGCTTTAGATTTTAGAATTGCAGATAGATCTGGTGTTGGTGCTTATTTTTATAATGATAAGAATGGAAATACTCGTCAATATGGTGCTAAATTTTCTTTTGCACAACACCTTATTCTAGATTATGATTCAGAACAATATTTATCGCTAGGTTTATCTTTTAATTTGAATCACTTTAGACTGGATATTGAGAATTTCACAAGTCAAAATGATCAATCTGTAGTAAATAATAGAGCTACTCAAAATTATAATTTTGATATTGGTTTTTTGTATAGAAATAAAGATTTTTATTTGAGTTATAATGCTTCTAATATTCTAGATAAAAACATTAAAGAAGTAAATTTTATTGAACCCGATTTATTATTAAATCATCAAGTATATGTTGGTGGTAAATTGAGAGGTAATGGTTCTACATTTGAAATTGAACCGTCTGCTTTGTTTCAGTATTTTCAAAGTGATGGTCGTTCTACAACTGATTTAAACCTGAAATTAAAGAAACATATTTTTGAAGATTATTATTGGATTGGAGTTACTGCTCGTTTCTTAAATGAGCAATCTATGACGCCTGTTACGGTTGGACCAATGGTTGGTTTAAGAAAGAATGATTTCTATTTCGGATATTCTTATCAGATTAATACTAATGAACTTTTAGGTTATAATTCAGGTACACATATGATTACTTTAGGTTTTGACTTTTTACAAAGTTTAAGTAATTGTCCTTGTACACAAAATAGAATAGTTTACTAA
- a CDS encoding phosphoglycerate kinase — MKTLNDFNFNNKKAIVRVDFNVPLDENFNVTDTTRIDAAKPTIDKILKDGGSVVLMSHLGRPKGIEEKYSLRHILKTIEKAYNKPVKFVSDCIGEDAQGEVNKLEVGEILLLENLRFHSEEEKGDLEFAKKLANFGDIYVNDAFGTAHRAHASTTIIAQFFPNNKCFGILLAKEIESINKVLSNPEKPVTAILGGSKVSSKITVIENILDKVNHLIIGGGMAFTFVKALGGKIGNSICEDDKLELAIEILKKAKDKGVQIHLPVDVIGADSFSNEAKTEVFDVNLIPDGWQGLDAGPKSLVIFDTLLNNSKTILWNGPLGVFEMENFAKGTISLGESIAKATSNGAFSLVGGGDSVAAVKQFGLEEKMSYVSTGGGAMLEMLEGRVLPGIEAILND; from the coding sequence ATGAAAACATTAAATGATTTTAATTTTAATAATAAAAAAGCAATAGTAAGAGTAGATTTTAACGTACCATTAGATGAAAATTTTAATGTTACAGATACTACTAGAATTGATGCTGCAAAACCTACCATTGATAAAATTTTAAAAGATGGAGGTAGCGTTGTTTTAATGAGTCATTTAGGACGTCCAAAAGGAATTGAAGAAAAATATTCTTTAAGACATATTCTGAAGACTATTGAAAAGGCTTATAATAAGCCAGTTAAATTCGTTTCGGATTGTATTGGTGAAGATGCCCAAGGTGAAGTGAATAAGCTAGAAGTTGGTGAAATTTTATTGTTAGAAAATCTACGTTTTCATTCAGAAGAAGAAAAAGGCGATTTAGAATTTGCAAAGAAGTTAGCTAACTTTGGTGATATCTATGTAAATGATGCTTTTGGAACTGCTCATAGAGCACATGCTTCAACTACAATAATTGCACAATTTTTTCCTAATAATAAATGTTTTGGAATTTTATTAGCAAAAGAAATTGAGAGTATTAACAAAGTTCTTTCTAATCCTGAAAAACCTGTAACTGCTATTCTTGGCGGAAGCAAAGTTTCTTCAAAAATTACAGTGATTGAGAATATTTTAGATAAAGTTAATCATTTGATTATCGGAGGAGGAATGGCTTTCACATTTGTTAAAGCATTAGGAGGGAAGATTGGTAATTCTATTTGCGAAGATGATAAGTTGGAATTAGCAATTGAAATTTTGAAAAAAGCGAAAGATAAAGGTGTTCAAATTCATTTACCTGTCGATGTTATTGGTGCAGATTCCTTTTCAAATGAAGCTAAAACAGAAGTATTTGATGTTAATTTAATACCAGATGGTTGGCAGGGTTTAGATGCTGGACCAAAATCATTAGTCATTTTCGATACATTATTGAATAACTCTAAAACAATTTTATGGAATGGTCCTTTAGGAGTTTTCGAAATGGAAAATTTTGCTAAAGGAACAATTAGTCTTGGAGAATCAATTGCTAAAGCGACTTCCAATGGAGCTTTTTCTTTAGTTGGAGGTGGTGATAGTGTTGCAGCAGTTAAACAATTCGGACTTGAAGAAAAAATGAGTTATGTTTCTACAGGTGGCGGAGCAATGTTAGAAATGCTTGAAGGTAGAGTTTTACCCGGAATTGAGGCTATTTTGAACGATTAA